Genomic DNA from Nomascus leucogenys isolate Asia chromosome 10, Asia_NLE_v1, whole genome shotgun sequence:
AGTTAATCTACTGGGGGAGTTGAGGCAGGCTCGTGGGCAAAGGCCTATGGGTGAGATATGGGTGGGTGGGCTCTGCCCTGGCTGAGTGCCAGTGTCACAGcccactctccctcccctgcAGGGAGCAGCACATCGCAGAGTGCATGGCCAAGATGCCACAGATGATTGTGaactggcagcagcagcagcaggagcgcTGGGAGAAGGCCCAGGCTGACAAGGAGAGGAGGGCCCGACTACAGGCTGAGGCCCAGGAGCTCCTAGGCTACCAGGTGGACCCAAGGAGTGCCCGCTTCCAGGAGCTGCTCCAGGACCTAGAGAAGAAGGAGCGCAAGCGcctcaaggaggaaaaaaaaaaacagaagaaggagGCGCGAGCTGCTGCATTGGCTGCAGCTGCGGCTCAGGACCCAGCAGCCTCTGGGGCACCCAGCTCCTGAGGCTTTGTCCCTTCCCAATAAAGCCTGCTACCCGGCAGTACCCCTGAAGAGATCTACGTCCTCTCAAGGTGTGCCTCTCTGGGTCCCCTGGTTCCTTCCCCAATACTTAAGGGCTGGGGAATCCCCCACTTGGCTATACTCAAAAGGGGGCAGGGACTCTAGGCCCTGCTGACTAACTGGGGCTTCGGGGAGGAAAAGGGGGGTGCAATGGGCAAATAATGGAGAAGCAGATGGCAGAAGAGAAGAAGGCTTCTGTTTACCAACATTCATCTCCAGTAATTAACCAATTACAAGGCTGGTTGGGGGGGAGCATAGCCAAAACAGactgtggtggtgatggtgggggcTGAGGAGAAACAGTCCTTGCAACGTTGGGCTGGGGTCCACTGCCTGGAAATGACACACTGGGGGAGGAGACACTGGGAGCCTCAATCTGCAGGGACTCACAGACTCCTGTCCCCCTtccaggcacccatcaccatgcctgcctGTGCCCAGCCAGCCCCCAGACCCAGACAGGCGGGCACGGGGAGCCCCAGCAGGCACAGACCATAGGGctggtttttaaaactttattcactTCAAAACCTTTATCAGAGACGCGGTTCtgttctggggtgggggtggccttGACAATGAGCTGATGTTAACCCTTCTCCAGGCTGGAGGCCAAGGCCAGACTGGGGAGGGGGCCTTGGGCCTTTCAGGACTTGCCCTAGATGGAAAGATTTGGGCCACTCCAATGAAGGATCAAAGTTTGGGGCTCCAGCTTCCCCTCATCCTAGAAGAGGAAGGGGTTGGGGGGGTCCTCAGGGGTTCTTCGGAGGATGGAGAGGCAAGCAGCCGCCTTTCCATCTGGCTGCAGAGCTGGGACAGAGGCCAAAAGGGGTCCATCTGTTGCCTCCCAGTCCTGCCAGCTTCTCtgagcaggctgggctggggaggaggacgGGGGGGACAGCTGTCTGGCCTGGGTCTTCTCAGACTGAGATGGGAACAGGGGCCACTTTAGGAGGACAGGAAGCTGgactgtttgcttgtttttttttttttaaggtttttgattttttttttccatttcttaaataaacatgaatatatatatattttttcttttataaaactttCATGGAATAAGGGTAGGGTGGGGGCTTAGGTGGCCTGGCCTCCTGGCATCACTCGTCATCAAAGTTCTGACTCAGGAGGAAGTTGGCAGCcaagttctcatttttttcacaCGCGAAATAGGCCTGGATGACCAGGCTCTCTGGGAAGCCCAGGGCCTTCAACTGTGGGAAGATGGGTTAAGTGTGAGCAGGAGAGGGTAGGGGTCCACCCACCTGCAGTCACCCCTCAGCCAGGCCTCTTACCCTCTCTATAGCTTCTTTCTCCTGCGGCGTCACCTGGATGTAGTTCATCTGCGGGGCCTCCTCTCCTATGGCGCCCACCTCCCCCTCCACATCTGAGATGTCCGCCAGCTCCCCAGGGGGCTCGTTCAGCATCTGGATGAACTGCTCCTGGTGCCTGCTGATTTGCTGCGGGAGAGGGTGGGGAAGGCAAGGTAATTCACAGCCCTggtcccctcctctccccaggtCATCACAGCCCTTGCTTTTTCATTCAGTCAGGCAAATATCCAGAGGAGCCTATTGTGGCCAAATACAACATAGCAGTCGACACAAGCCCTACCCTGGAGGAGCTGATGATGTGcttttcagtgagccaagaaataagccaggcgtggtggctcacgcctgtaatcctagcactttggggggcagaggcaggtggatcacttgaggtcaggaggttgagtccagcctggccaacatggtgaacccccatctctactaaaaatacaaaaagtagccaggtgtggtggcagacgcctgtaatcccagctacttggcaggctgaggcataagactgaacccagaaggcggaggctgcagtaagccactgaactccagcctgggcaacagagcaagaccctgtcttgaataaataaatagataaataggctgggtgcagtggttcacaactgtaatcACTTGAGgtgattcgagaccagcctggagttcgaggccagcctggccaatatggtgaaaccccgtctctactaaaaatacaaaaattagctgggtgtgatggcacgtgcctgtaatcccagctactcaagaaggctaaggtaggagaatcacttgaacacgggaggcggaggttgcagggagccgagattgtgccactgcactccagcctgggcaacagactctcaaaaataagtaagtgaACCATGAAATGAACCAGACAACTGCGAGTGTCTGGCTAGGAAGGAACTGCAGACGAGGGCTGGAGGAGAGGCCTGCAGTATGGGGGATGCAGAGAGTTTCCTCCAGGTAAAgcaaacagcaaatgcaaaggcgcAGGGTGAATGCATCTGGGAAGTCTCAGAAACAAGCAGGAACAGAGTgaatagggctgggcacggtgcctcatgcctgcaatcccagtactttgggaggccgaagcaggtagatcacctgaggtcaggagttgagagcagcctgaccaacatggagaaatcccatctctactaaaaatataaaattagcagggcgtggtggcacatgcctgtaatcccagctactctgggggctgaggcaggagaatctcttgaacccaagaggcggaggctacagtgagccgaggtcgtgccactgcactccagcctgggcaacaagagcgaaactccatctcaaaaaaaaccccaaaaacacaGAGCGAacaagggaagggggaggaggcagACAATGACACCAGAGAGGAAGGCCCAAGTCAGACCCATTTTCTAGAGCAGGGGGAAGCCATGGTGGTGAGTTAAATTGGAAAAGACGTGGTCTGTGGATCTTTTAGAAAGGTGGacttggccaggtatggtggctcacgcctgtaatctcaacaatttgggaggcaaggcaggagggactgcttgggcccaagagttcaaaaccagcctgggcaacatagaccctgtctctattcccacctcccagcccccaaACCAAAAAAAGTGAACTAATCTGGTGTTGGGTTTAGGTATCTGGAAGTTCATTggttcatttttgtttctgttctgtttgagacagtctcactctgtcacccaggctggagtgcagtggggcaatctcggttcactgtaatttctgcctcctgggttcaagtgattctcgtgcctctgcctcctgagtagctgggactacagtggcctgccaccatgctcagctactttttgtatttatagtagagacggggtttttgccatgttggccagggtggtctaaaactcctgaccaaGTGGTCtgcgtgccttagcctcccaaagtgctgggattacaggcatgagccattgtgccctaCCTGGGTATCTGGAAGCTCTGATATAACTCTACTATTGTCTACATCTGATCATTTTCACATTAAAGAAGAAAGTGCTTTTCAgtcagccgggcgtgatggctcacgcctgtaatcccagcactttgggaggccaaggcgggcagatcacaaggtcaggagatcgagaccatcctggctaacagggtgaaaccccattctctactaaaaatacaaaaaattagccaagcgtggtggcgggcgcctgtagtcccagctactcggaagggggcaagagaatcacttgaacccgggaggcggaggttgcagtgagctgcgattgcgccatagaactccagcctgggggacagagtgagatttcatctcgaAAAGAAAGTGCTTTTTAGTCATCTGCCTCATGGTTGAAAGTGGACTGTGGGACTGTGCAGTGGCAGAGGCCCAGGAAGAGGCTGCCAgggagctggagtgcagggagGGGCTGAGTGGGAAGAGCAGACAGGACAAGGGGTGGACCCCAGCAGGTCCCCAGGGCCTGGGGCTGAAGCAACCCCAAGCTAATCCTTGCAGAGATCAGGGAGGACTGGGGAGGTCTGTTCTAAGTCTTAGAAGTCTAGTCTAGGGAGCACTTTGATGGAGAGATTAAGCCAGCCATGGAGTGTGGCATTCAGAGAGGCCTGGGCTGGCTACATAGATTTGGGGGTTCCCATACAGACTAAAGGCCCCAGGACGCTATGAGGGAGGACTGAGTGCAGATGAAGAACACCACCAACCAGGAGGAGCTGGCAAGGGACTGAGAAGtgagaggagaaggggaagacaGCAAGGTCCTGAGCCAAGAACAGTAGGCACTTCACCGAGAACCCAGAGGAACCTACTTGCACCCAGGGGGCCATTCCCCCACTCTTTCTGTGAACCTTCAAGAGCAAGGTGGAGCCTCACTGAGCAGAGTCGTCCCAGAGCCAACTGGGGCACAGCTGTCCTGGGTGATGTCATGCCACCTTACAGACATTTATGCAGCACCATCTGTATGTGAAGCCAGAGCCACAGCCAGAGCCAGAGCCCCAGCCCAGGACCCCGAGGcagcaggcagacacacacactaCCAGCTGCGTGACCCTGGGAATGACAGGCTGCTCTAAGTTTCTGGTGTCTTCTTCTGTGGGAGATGATGTTGACAGCACCCACACCTTAGAAGGTGGTTGGGAAGACTGATAAATCGTGGGGGTCAACAGGTCACAGGAAGCACAAGGGCGTGGGGGAAGCACGTGCTTAGTCCTGCTTTCCAGGCCTAGAACGATTCCTACGTGTTATGAACTCTGGTGCCTGCAGGGAAGGGAAATGGTGGCTGCCCTGGCTCCCTCTGCCCTTGGGACCACACCTGTAAAAGCTGAGGGTTCTCCTGGCCCAGCTGCTGGAGCAGGGCGGGCAGCAGCGCAGGGTTCTGCTGAATCACCTGCCGCATGTTCTGGAACTGGGGCTGGTCCCGCAGGAACTCCAGGGGGTTCTCTCCTGCTGGTAGTAGGAAGGGGTGCAGTCAGATACAACGCTGGGCTCCTAGGAGCACTGCGGGGTGGAGTGTGATGTGAGTCAGGTACCTGGAGGGCACATGCGGCACGTGCACACCCACCTGCTTCCGTGGCCGGCTGCTCGGATACCTGGCTCTCCTGGACAGAACCGTGTTCCGGCTCGGGGCTCGCAGGAATTCCCTGTCAGGGGTCCTGTTTAGTTCTAATGCACAGACCTCCTGCTGCCACCCTCCTCCATGCCCTGGCAGGACACAGATGAGGCCTCGGCCCTGCCCTCCAGAGGCCCACCCACCATTCACATACAGCCTCCTGTGGGAAGCCTTTAGTGGCTAGAATCACTACCCAAAGGCTTTTCAGGGCAGGTTTTGCCTTCCCAACCGCCCATCAGGGCAGTGACGCCCAGGTACTCCCTCAAGGCCTCCCCGGGAGGCGGAAGCCCCACCTCACCGTAAGCAGATACTCCACGGCTCGGTGGGGGTTGTTGTAGCTGGCTCTCAGGGCGGCCACGACCCGCTCCCGCTCATAGCCCATGGACATGATCTCCGTCAGCATCGTCTCATACTCAGAACCCGTCACTGTGGAGGGAGCAGCAAAGCCTAGGTTACCAGGAAGAGGAAAGGGCAGCTCCCAGGCCCTCCCGCACCCAGACGAGGCCCAGCTGATGGCTGGGGCACCCAGTCGCCTCTGCCCTGGGGACCACCCACCCACCTAGCGTGGAGGCCGCGTCTTCCTCTCGCCCGCTGCTACCTGAAGAGGGAACAGAGCTGCAAATTCAAGAGAGAGAAATCGGACCCT
This window encodes:
- the RAD23A gene encoding UV excision repair protein RAD23 homolog A isoform X1; this encodes MAVTITLKTLQQQTFKIRMEPDETVKVLKEKIEAEKGRDAFPVAGQKLIYAGKILSDDVPIRDYRIDEKNFVVVMVTKTKAGQGTSAPPEASPTAAPESSTSFPPAPTSGMSHPPPAAREDKSPSEESAPTTSPESVSGSVPSSGSSGREEDAASTLVTGSEYETMLTEIMSMGYERERVVAALRASYNNPHRAVEYLLTGIPASPEPEHGSVQESQVSEQPATEAAGENPLEFLRDQPQFQNMRQVIQQNPALLPALLQQLGQENPQLLQQISRHQEQFIQMLNEPPGELADISDVEGEVGAIGEEAPQMNYIQVTPQEKEAIERLKALGFPESLVIQAYFACEKNENLAANFLLSQNFDDE
- the RAD23A gene encoding UV excision repair protein RAD23 homolog A isoform X2, which codes for MAVTITLKTLQQQTFKIRMEPDETVKVLKEKIEAEKGRDAFPVAGQKLIYAGKILSDDVPIRDYRIDEKNFVVVMVTKTKAGQGTSAPPEASPTAAPESSTSFPPAPTSGMSHPPPAAREDKSPSEESAPTTSPESVSGSVPSSGSSGREEDAASTLVTGSEYETMLTEIMSMGYERERVVAALRASYNNPHRAVEYLLTGIPASPEPEHGSVQESQVSEQPATEAGENPLEFLRDQPQFQNMRQVIQQNPALLPALLQQLGQENPQLLQQISRHQEQFIQMLNEPPGELADISDVEGEVGAIGEEAPQMNYIQVTPQEKEAIERLKALGFPESLVIQAYFACEKNENLAANFLLSQNFDDE